Sequence from the Panicum virgatum strain AP13 chromosome 5N, P.virgatum_v5, whole genome shotgun sequence genome:
TGATACTTCTTTTTTAATTATTATGAGTAGCAGTATGATATTTCTTTTAAGTATCATCCTTCTATTTTTTCTATAGGTGTATCATTCTTTTTCAGGGTATCATACAAATTTCTCACATGCAGAAGTAAAGGGGTGTTTAGATCCCAATAACTGAAGTTTAGCCTCATGCTTGgatacaaaataaaaatattaaatatagattattataaaattaattgtataAATGATAGCTACTTCGTGAGCCGAATCCCTTGCCTAATTAGACATGATTAGCCCAGTAAAGACATGTGGTAATCAGGCGTTCATTAAGTTTAATATGTCCACTTCGTAAGTTAACCACAGTTTATGCAAGTAATTTTTATATAATTAGCTCATGTTTAGTCCTAATTAGTATCTAACTTTAATCTCAGGATCCAAACATCCCCTAAGTATATACAAGAAGTGTATCATTACACGCACAAAAAAACATCCAAGATTGTAACTAATACATACAGCAGTCATAGAAGAGGTATGGCTAATGGGATgcaatcatttttttttgtataaCTAATAACACATCAGTAGTGCCTTTAGAATAGTAGGTTCCTGATGTGCAAACTGCAGAGGCAAACACAGATTTACAGTGGACAAGATGCGTATAACTGTATATTTGGAAAATGGAAAGCTAGTATCTAAGCCATATATTGGCAAATTAAAAATGTGTAAGGGGTGAAGTTCCAACAGGTTATAGAAATTTCCATGACATGCATCTCATCAACACCCTCCTGTATTCCTGTGCCTGTATTTCAGCAAACAGCAGCGTATGCCTCCATGCAGGACAGCGCATGTGCATTCTTCAAGAGCATAAGGTACCATTATTAAGCACAAACTATTAAAGGAAAGTATGTTACAATATTTCTCACCTCACATAATTTCCTATGAAGATCATTCACCACTCGAAAACTCAGCTGCAAACATAGGTAATACATGAAATTCTTGACTATCGAGCAGTTGCAGAAGAACTAATCACTAGCTAACTTGCAGGCATACTTTCCTACAACTTAAAGATGCCCTTTTTAAAATCTATGGATTAAAACCAGGCAATAAGGAAGTCTTTTTTTCCTATTAGTGCTTTAAATTTTTAATAAAAATGTTAGTATCTTATCCAGCAGTATTCGTACTGGAAAATCATGGAAGGATGCTCACAGCCACGTTTATTCTGTTATAAGATTAGCTAACCGTCACTTCTGCCCTCTCCTTTAAGTTTACCCTTTTTCTAACATATGGGATAGCTACAAAACCAGGAAAGTTATGATTTCATAGAAACCAAATTTGAACAATTTCACTGATGCACAAACAAGAAACCTTAATTCCATTGGACAGGAGTACAGGACTGCAGCCTATCTACCTTTTGTCAAGATATACTCTGTTCAGCATAAAATTGAACAATCACCAGCACCTACAAAATACAATATAGGACATCTAATTTACTATTCAGTACCTAATTTGGCACGTCAATCAGTACACACCGTGCAATGAGCATACCGCATATCAGGGGTTTATACATGAAAGAACAAACAATCTAGTTGCATGGTGTTGCTCGCTGTATATGCCAATGGCATGTTTGCACTGATTTGGCTCCTACTATACTCTTTTAATCATTATGCCATCTTAATGAACACGGGTAATCGCTAGATATAAACTTGACTGAGCAGTACTTTCACCATAGCACCCATGTATTGCAGCGTAACACTCAGTGCTTTTTTTGGCAGAATCATTTAGATAAATATTTGGAGATTATTCCACTACCACaggaaataaataattaaatgatATCCAAAAGTAGCTAGGATTAAATCAGATATTGCTATCAGAACAGAACATTCCATCAGAGTAAATGAATCAAATAGACAAACCTTGAATCGACAGAATGGTATTTCCAGCTGACAAAGTGCCAAAACAGCTCCTAGGTTGACTGGACTCCTAGTCCTAGGCATCAAAACAGATCTTGGGCAATTATGGCCGATTAAAGAACAATCACCTCTAAGCGAGTAATTTTGCTAGTTCATCCACTCTTAAGGTACCCTGTGGAACCACATCAGATAGAAACTCTTGCGCATGGTAATTTGTCTGTGTCAATCCTCCATTGGCATACTCTCCCTTTTCAACATGACTGCTGGATACTTTATTTCCTACAAGATGCTTTTTAACTCTTACATACTTCTCTTGCCCATTTCTCCTGGCACCATACTTTGTTTGAGTATGCTCGAAAACCGGTCCTCGTGGAGCTGCCTTTGTGAATGCAACAGACTTTTGATACACCAGATCAGGATCAACAAACTCATTTTCACTCAGAACAAGTGCCCTGCCGCTGTCAAGAGCCTGTTTCAAAAGAAGCAACATTTCGTCCATGTAGGAAGGCACTTTACAACTACTGTTCTGCACATCTCTGCCTTTTATATCTTTGATGTCTTTCCCCATAGTCTCCAATTTGTCATCCATGCCTGTTGTACAAGGGTGTGGTTCCAGAACACCAGATGAATGTTCAGGGATTGTGGAATGATTGAGAGATTTCTCAACCAAACCTCTATTTCCACTCTTTTCTGATGGGATACTTTGGCAATGTAATGCTGACTTCACAGATGGATCTGCAAAATCACTTACTGGGCTTAATGCTTGTGAATGTTCTAATGCAGTGTGTGGCGAGGGTTCAGTTCCAGACATACCTATAGAATGAAACAATCCAGCGACTTCTGTTGCAGAACTCAGCACCGTATCACCAGCAGGCTTAGGTTTCATGGAATCTTTTGATTTGTCTTCACGTTCACCCAAATTGCAGTCCTGGAGATTTAGATTTGTTACATCACTGGCCAACTCAATCTGGGTCAGAATAGTTCCTGAATGTCCAACCTTATCATTCAAATCTTTGCCACTAAAATGTTCTTGCACTTTTGTCACTTCAAAATTATTTTCTCCTAACGGAGGAAGATATGATTTCCAATCACTTCCTCTCCACATCAGTATATGCTCAAACTCAAAAGACAGTAAGACACAGGGAACTAGATCCTGCACAGGTAGAGTTCATCAACTTTTGAATAAAACAATCCATAATTAAACGTTATTCTTTGATATTTATCAAACCTTCAGTTTAGCTCCAATTTTTCTGCAATCACTTTTGTTAAGACCTGAGCAATCAACGCGGACAAGATCACATGCTTCAAATGCTTCTCTAACTTGCTTCACAAGGTTAACATAAACACCATTTTTCCCTATACAAAATTGGGCGAATTAATGAGTGTTGAAAGAGTGAGGAAATGTAAGTTACTAAATAATGCTATGTTATTCGTGGATATAGATGTGCTATACTGTCCCTATACGGATGTGCTATGTTGTCTGCGGATCCAATAGGCTGAGACAAAAGAACTTTAGAGAACTTGGAACAGTACAGCTATGAACCTACCAGATCCTTTGACTGATAGTTTCAAAAATACAACTTAACTAAATTCTAGAATTTGAAGCCCCAGAGAGAATTGGACAGCACTATTCTTGCTTTTTGCCATATGATTAGCAGTAGTTACTTTATAAACCTTTCTTGGCCATGAGTGTTACATGATTAAGTTATTGCTAAGAGACGTTATAAATGAGCAATGCTCTAAAGCCTAACCAGTATGATCTCACGATTATAAAGACATTAACTCAGTATTTGGTTGAGAATTTCGAATTATGACAAAAATGTCCAACAACTTATAGTTTAGCATACTAATCGAAAAGTTCAAATTTTATGACAAGCATCAGCTTCGGCTAGCTTAGCGTTCCCTTTTTTTTATACTCCCTTGTTTTCAAGATGTCGTTTTCCAAAGAGCACAAAAGCATCCTTGTTCCATGCACTGTTGTTAAAATGGCAACCAAAAATAAACAGGGGAGCATGAAATCTGCTGCATATTCAAAATCAAAACAGTTCAAAGCAACCATTACATGGAAAAAGAGCAGCCTTACCAAGTCTGCAAACTGGTGGTAATTGATGTCCTCTTTTGCGCATTTCTGTGGCCTCATCTGGAGTTAGGCCATCTGGTACCTTCTTAACAAGACGAGGGTACACTGGTGCAACAGGTTTCCACAGCATAAGAGGAAAACTTGGCCGAGTCCTGTAATTGTAGTTTCGACCACGAAAAAGAAATATGACACCCCCTTGACGGTGTATTACTTTTCCTCCAACCTTTTCCTGTTGAAGCATAAATAACATTACCGAAATAGGTAACAAATGtgcaactgcagaaaggacttCAATAATTAGTATATAGGTAACTAGGATGACTTCTAAAATTATGACAGACAACTTCTAAAATTATGATAACTAGATGATGTACTAGTTCATTAGTTCACTAAGATGCTTAATTATCTTACGTTCATTAGTTCATCTATCTTAACAAGAGATAACATGATTAGAAAAAAAATGGCAGGGTGTTTCTTTTTGTGTTCTTTAACAACAGCTAGAAAATGCTGATCATCTGTTATTCCAATGTCCTGTGCCTAAAGCTGTCTGGGGTGTCGTGGCAACGTGTTTTGGGTCATCTACAATTCCTAATAGTTAGGCTCAATATTGGCTCTGGATCAAACAGGTCCTACCTGGTGGTGAACACATGTTCACGCCACGATTGGCTGCTATCTGTTGGGGCATATGGAAAGCAAGAAATAGAGTGTTTTTTGAACATAAGATGATTATTAAGCATTCTGAGATAATATGGTCTGCATGTGCCATTTTGCATTATTTGGCAGGACTGTACCCTGATTCAATGAAGGACATTACTGTTGCTGGTGTGGACTCGATGATGAAGGTTGCTTTGGAGATCCTGGGAAGGCAAGGGAGGTGTTATCCGGCTGGTGCTCTCAAGGCAACTCCAGATGATGAACCAGAGTCTTCAAGGCTCAAGAGACAGTCGAGGATCCAGAAGATGAGATCTAAAAAGGGTGGCTGTCGAGGAAGTGACCTCCTGGGATCGCGGATTGGGTACATTGCAGCTTGTTTAGCTTCCTAGTTTATGTTTGTCAGTCTTGTTTccaaataaaaaatctaaaattgGTGAGAATGCTCTTATAGTTACTAAAACAGTGCTAAAAGGCTTAACCTTTAGTCGTTTCGGTGTTATTGAAGTGTAATAGAACCTTTTGATGCTAGTTTCCTAaccttagatttttttttggttgcAATTAAATCGATTCTACCAGATATTTTTTATGATAATGTGACAATTGCACTAAGAGTGGCATGGCCAGCATTGGATATATTGCTAGATTTATGGAAACAAGCTGCACCACAGGCAACTGAACTATAAAGAAGGGGGAAATGAGCTATATACCTCTAGCTGCTGGCAGACATTATCCATATCAACTGTACAGACACCTTTGCACTTTATCTTGCAAACTCTCTTCCTTTTCCAATGTGAATGAATGTTCTCCAACATATTGTGTGTCAAACCATCCCTACCTGCAGGATCAGAAAGACTAGAAATTACAGCTGGCAAAACTCCGAGTGTGACATACCAATGCTTCATAGTCAATACGCAGCATGCCAACATGTAACAAGAATTCACAACCTAATCCTACGACGCTGTACCAACAATTCAGAAACTAGTGTTACGGCACGGTCGAATCCAGAGCAAGGGAGGGAACCCACCAACATTGAGCTGCCGTTTGGTCTTGAGGCTCCCTTTGACTAGTTCGGCGACCTCTTCCTTGGTGAGGGGCTCCCCGAGCACCTCCTCCCTGGAGGACGCCTGGTACCTCGGCTCCATCCCGGCGAGGAACGGCCCCGGCGACTGAACGGGCTTCAACCCCTTCTTGCCTGCCGGTGGCAGCACGAACGAGTCGAACTCTGGGAGCTCCTTGCGGCTCTTGGGCAGCGGCTTCCTCCCCGTCCACGGGCGCGGCGTGGCCTCGGGCCCGAACGGCAGGAAGGGAGCCTCGCGGAGGGCGACGGGGCGCGCGCGTGGGGCCTCGGTGTAGCTGTACTGGAACTCGAATGGCGCGCCATCGAGGCGGTAGGCGAGGCCACGGTCGGTGACGCGGACtccggcggcgggctcgccggTGTCCGGGATGGGGATCTTCTTGGCACGACTCCGCACGGCTGCAGAGAAGGCCGGATGCGAAGGGACGGAGTGCCGGCGGCGCTTGGGTTCAGCGGGAGGTTGCCTGTGGTGGGAGAGGTCGAGGCGGACGGAGGCAGGCAGCCGTGGATGGGATTGCTGGGCCGGAGCGAGGAGGGAGCGACAGGCCAAGGGTGCAGTCGCCATGGACAGGCCGTGCGAGGGAACGGCAGACACCGTAAGAGACTAGAAATGGTCTGCGGCCAGTGGACGGGCCATAGAATTAGGATTAAAAGTTAGGATTAAAAGTTTGGGAGTATGTATTTTGCAAATTTAAAAGGCTGTATAACAGAGAAAAGGAGGTGATTGGAAGTAATTGCATGTAAAACTAAGAGTTCGTATGCCTAGTAATATTAAGCGAAATTGAACTCCCATCGTCAGCCACTCAATGTAATTTACTAATCATCATATTACGAAGAATGGTATTTTTTCTAGATGTGTAGTTCATCTGCCAATGTAAGCTGCAGTAATCCATTTCAATAAGCAAATGGTATGCATGAGAATACATGGGAATTAGAAGAAAACAATACACAGCTGACAGTTGTTTAAAGAAGCTTATTGATTTAGTTATTACAAAAGAACACTTAGTACCATATGGATAATGCTCACGAGTGTGGACGGCAACCCCTTCCTTGCCTATATGCAGGCACTTGCCTGTGTCTTCCTTGTTGGCATCCATGGAGAATTTGCCTACTACCATGATATTATGTACCTAAGAGTGTTAACTTGCTATGTCTTGTTTTGACCACAAGTATAACtaattttttttggtttggGGTGGTTCTGAAATAATTTGACATTGTGTAAATTGCAAATCATCTATTGTAGTAAATATAGTTTTCATGAGGGTATAGTCAAAGACTAATGGAAAATTGGAATTCAAGGAAAGTGTGTTAAAGAAAATGTGAGTCAGGTACTTTTACCTATTTCGTTGAACATCTAATATGCATGAAGGTACTcataacaaaaagaaaaactgaaATCGATTGAGTACGCAGATTACGTGCCTGAGGTCAGGTGGTACAGCGAGCAAAGGCTGGGGCACCAGGCAATAAAGCTACACCCATGTAGCAGCAATTATTCTTATGGTCTCTGGTAATAGCATTATTATTCAAACAGAAATATATCAACTTCTTATCTTTCAAAGAAACAGGGAAGAACAAGATGAATCAACAGCGTCTGCTAATTCGTTGGGAATCGATTCATAGTGTCCCAAGGGAAAGAAGTGCTTCATACTCATATGGCCTAGCCAATCGATCGAGGGGTCTTGACATCCCCTCCGTTGGCTCCAAAATTGGTCGTCCGAGCAACTCCCAAGCTCAAAATCACCTGCAATCGGCAATTTGAGCGAAAAGCACTGTGATTGATTAACTTCAAACGCTGAAAATCTAAACTATTTTGCAATGAACATGTCTGATAAATTGGTGCATGGACATGGATAAAGCAGGTCGGAGGATTTTGTGGGGTTCTTACCTATTTCACTTTTGGATTTCGGAGAACAGCGAGCACAGGCTGGGGCACCAGCACAGCTTGCTCTCGTCACCGCTGCCGCATCTGCGTGTCGTGGTGGTCGAGGCGCTTCATCGCCGGCTGGCCGCGCGTCGGCATGCTCCTTGCCGCTGCCCCACCTACGCGGCGCTATTGCGAGCCCCTCCATTGCGGCCGGCCGGCATAAGCGCCACGACCTCGTCGGTGGACACTGTCCATGGCCCGTACGGCGCTACTGCGGGGGACGCGCTCCACCGCCAGCCGCTTGTCGCGCCCGACAGCGCACCGTGACTGCAGATGGAGGTGTGTCTATAAGGATGGCACTCTGCTGGAGCTCTGTGTACAATCTGTTGGCAAACATGGGATGTGCATTTCGTCGAACAGGTAGCGAGCACTGGCCATGGCAAAAGttaggagcagaggagggacgTCCTTCTTGTAGAGGTAGCTGCAGCCGTGATCCAAAGAAGAGGATGCTCAGGCGTGCGGGCATGCTGCTTTCCTTTGGCCGGCGGCAGGAGGGCTAGGCCACGCGGCGCGAGCTGGCGCTGCGCTGCGCCCCCAGAGAGGGCCGCCGGCTCGATGTGGTTGGCCAGCAACCTGCTGGACTCGGCAGTTCCTCCATGGCGGCCCCTTCTCTTCCATTCTCCTCGTCCACGGCCCGGTGGCCATCTCAGCGTGGCGCGCGTGGCGgcccggcgggaggcgcggcggcctgGCGTGGTTGCCCAGCGGGCAGATCGGCGTGGCGGGATGTCTTCCGCTGTGGCTCCTCCCTTTCCTTGTCCTCCTCTGTagcggctcggcgtggcggggacgacgacggaggccgcggcggcggccgctctCACAGCCGGGGCCTGGCCAGCCGAGCTCACCCGAGACTGCGCTGGTCGTGGTCAGCGAGCGAATCGCGGGTGGCGGATGTGGATCTGGCGGCCCACGCAGGGGTCTGCCCCGTCGACGTCGgcgtgggggtggcggcggcgatgtcgaggagaagaaaggggaagaggaagaggaaagggaTTGCGGGTCGATTTCAACAAAGATCGagggcttttttgcaaaatatttggTATTTGCCTGATCTGGACCGTGCGACCgcccgatccgacggccgagaaaAGCGGGCGACGTGGCCACGCTCGCCGCGCACCTTTTGTTGCGTGACTCAACAAAGATCGagggcttttttgcaaaatatttggTATTTGCCTGATCTGGACCGTGCGACCgcccgatccgacggccgagaaaAGCGGGCGACGTGGCCACGCTCGCCGCGCACCTTTTGTTGCGTGACTCGTACTAAGAAGATAGGCCACCGAAACACTAAAAAAAAGTCCGCGGAAGGTATGTGCAAATGACTAGGTGACAGCCCGTGCGATCTAACGGCCATGCACAATTTAAACAAAACAATGTTCATTATAAAAGAAGTAAAATGCACCAGCAATTTCTAAATTTATTAGGGTGTATCACTTAGATCCATCaactttgaaaatatatttctgaatCCACAAACTTACAAAGGTGTGTCACTTAAATTCGTCAacctttttttaatataaagatCCGTCAATTTCAAAAGTACATTTATGGAttcacaaattttttaaatTGTTCACCACAAGTCGTTTGTATCCACATCTTATACACGTAATGATGACATAGCACGTTGGTTGTACGTTCTCGGTACAACCAATATAGATTATGATAAGATTTTTTGTTTATACTTTTCTCCTCCAACATATGATGAGTGCAGTTCAGGTGGAATTGAATGAAAAACCCTACGCACATATCTGAATTTCCCGAATCCCATAATCTTAGCACTGACAGCCGAAAATACGACGCACTGATCCGGCATCAGAAGTCCACTAGGGCCCAACGACTTAAATCttggcaatcttagcaccataTTCCGGCGCACCCCTCGCGGAAGGCCTAATCACCCAAAAAGACTAGTCTAATAGGGGAAGGTGGGTCTCCCTTTTAAGGTGGCTTCCTCCTCACAAGTTAAGCAAGGTGGAATTATTCAGAGGCTCACATGGTCGCCGCCCGACTACAATTGGACCACTTTGGCCTATTTTTGTTGCGTCTTTGCCAGCGGATAATAAtggaggatgtcctcatcattcccACCCCTTTAACAAGGTCCCAGCTCTGATACAAAATGATGAGTCCGGTCCAGGagggattggatgaaaagcccGACGCACCGATCCGAATTCCCCGAATCTCGCAATCTTAGCACCGACAGCCAAAAATACGACGCACCGAGCCGAAAATACGACGCACTGATTCGGCCTCGGGACTCTGATACCAAATAatgagtccggcccaggtgaGATTGGATGAAAAGTCCGATGTACCGATCCGAATTCTCCGAATCCCGCAATATTAGCACCGACAGCCAAAAATACGACGCACCGATCCGGCCTCAAGAGTCACTACGGTCCAACGACCTAAACCTTGGCAATCTTAGCACAGTATTCCGGTGCACCCCTCGGAAAAAAAGTCACATCACTCTAAAAGACTAGTCTGATAAGGTGGCTCTCCCTTTTAAGATAACTTCTTCCTCCTAAGTTAAGTAAGGTGAGATTATTCAGAGACTCACACGGTCGCCGTCCGACTACAACTAGACCActttgatttatttttgttgcatttttgtCAGTGGATAATAGTAGAGGACGTCCTTATTATATTAATAGGCCATTCCTCTTGGCCGGCAAGTCGCTTGTCGATCCTGCCGCTCACTAGGCGCCACTCGGGTGCCTCCCACTGAGGTGGTTTGGGCCACGTCAGTCATGTGCTGGACTGCTGGTGTGTGCCATGGCCGGTCCTCCGGTGGATGTGGTAGGCTGGTTAGAGAGCGGAACTGATGACATGACAACCCGTATGGGGGTTGGATCGGAGAGATTGAAAGAGGAGGGAGATAAATGAGACGAGAGATATATATTTAGCATGTCATGCTAATACTACCTGCACACATAGATACATATGAACTTATGGTGAATAATTTAAAAAGTTTGTGAACTCAAAAATACATGTTCGAAGTTAATGGATCTAAGTGACATACCGTTATAAGTTTGTGGATCCAGAATTACACTTTCGAAGTTGACGGACCTAAATAACATATTCTTAGCTTCCAAGTTTAGAGACCGACAGGGCATTTTACTCTTCTAAATGAtattataataaaaaataataatcacATAGTCATTCCGCGTGAATAGGATAGCCCTCGACATGATATATAGTTTGGATCAGTCGTATTATCGTCGAATAGCATGACCAGTAGCTGTGGGTAATTTTGCTATTGGACACTCTTCAATATTGATATTTAATTACGGACACTACAAAATCATGTATTTGCCAGTAAATACTCTTCAAATTTATATATTTGCTACAAGACACTAAGATGTATTATAATATTCATTttctaattaaaaaaataatagaatTAAAAGAATGACCAAACTACCCCTAAGATCTTATCCTATCCATCAGATCCCCTACCTCCCCTTCCACCTGTGATAGGCTGCCGCGCCGCTTGGCAGGctaagcggcggcggcagctgctgctgcccgTTGTGCGGCGCCGGGTGGGAGCCACGTGCGTGCTTCGCACCAGAGTGCCAGACGGCGTCGCTGACTGCTTTCGGACGAGCCGCCCATCGGGTATGCCGGAATGCCGCTGTAGCCACGCGTCGCTCCTGGACGACCACGCCGCGCGCGACATGTTCTGGGGCATCCGGTGCGGGGGACGTCGCGgaacgcggaggcggcggcgccgcgcaccACAACGCGCCGTTCCGCAGCCCGCGTGGCGGGTTCGGGCCCTGAAAGGCGGCGCCGGGTGGTGCGAcggaaccgtcaaattaaaattttaattaagtgtaatagccgtcatttgaacacatcgggcttaTTAatttaacggcttaatttggcgatcttTTCACAACCCACGTCCCGAATGAAAtttcaccgatagtcccacgcgacggtggacgcagatggtacaagcacgacacataattgaaaatacaacaaatatacgTAAGACTTTACCTTAAGTTTTTAAAAACCCGATTTGAttaaatacataatttacaaacatTGCAATACTGAAATCCGGGTTCGACTAGAGGGAAGGGgtctacaactaccaaaagtgtgccctacggagatccctaactaaatgtctggctccacaacctcccatccaTCTGTGTCCCGACGAATGAACttgacgcagcagggacagaagtctacgtctgcgtgtcctgaaataattgtggcaacaaaccctgagtatactaatactcagtaaggcttacccgaccagtgggtataacttagcccacatatctatacatgcaaggctttaggctggtggttattttacaGAAAATAGCGACTAAAGTTATTCCTCACTTTCCTTATTTTAGTccaagttctatataaattaacatagtctaatatttgcataaccaaatctAGAGCAAACCTAGTGGAACAATAAATAATAATTCATATGTTCATCAACATTGGTATAACTATTTTTCTATCACAACACTACGctgcgacgcagtgaccaaggtgctcatat
This genomic interval carries:
- the LOC120673446 gene encoding CRS2-associated factor 1, chloroplastic-like isoform X1 yields the protein MATAPLACRSLLAPAQQSHPRLPASVRLDLSHHRQPPAEPKRRRHSVPSHPAFSAAVRSRAKKIPIPDTGEPAAGVRVTDRGLAYRLDGAPFEFQYSYTEAPRARPVALREAPFLPFGPEATPRPWTGRKPLPKSRKELPEFDSFVLPPAGKKGLKPVQSPGPFLAGMEPRYQASSREEVLGEPLTKEEVAELVKGSLKTKRQLNVGRDGLTHNMLENIHSHWKRKRVCKIKCKGVCTVDMDNVCQQLEEKVGGKVIHRQGGVIFLFRGRNYNYRTRPSFPLMLWKPVAPVYPRLVKKVPDGLTPDEATEMRKRGHQLPPVCRLGKNGVYVNLVKQVREAFEACDLVRVDCSGLNKSDCRKIGAKLKDLVPCVLLSFEFEHILMWRGSDWKSYLPPLGENNFEVTKVQEHFSGKDLNDKVGHSGTILTQIELASDVTNLNLQDCNLGEREDKSKDSMKPKPAGDTVLSSATEVAGLFHSIGMSGTEPSPHTALEHSQALSPVSDFADPSVKSALHCQSIPSEKSGNRGLVEKSLNHSTIPEHSSGVLEPHPCTTGMDDKLETMGKDIKDIKGRDVQNSSCKVPSYMDEMLLLLKQALDSGRALVLSENEFVDPDLVYQKSVAFTKAAPRGPVFEHTQTKYGARRNGQEKYVRVKKHLVGNKVSSSHVEKGEYANGGLTQTNYHAQEFLSDVVPQGTLRVDELAKLLA
- the LOC120673446 gene encoding CRS2-associated factor 1, chloroplastic-like isoform X3 translates to MATAPLACRSLLAPAQQSHPRLPASVRLDLSHHRQPPAEPKRRRHSVPSHPAFSAAVRSRAKKIPIPDTGEPAAGVRVTDRGLAYRLDGAPFEFQYSYTEAPRARPVALREAPFLPFGPEATPRPWTGRKPLPKSRKELPEFDSFVLPPAGKKGLKPVQSPGPFLAGMEPRYQASSREEVLGEPLTKEEVAELVKGSLKTKRQLNVGRDGLTHNMLENIHSHWKRKRVCKIKCKGVCTVDMDNVCQQLEEKVGGKVIHRQGGVIFLFRGRNYNYRTRPSFPLMLWKPVAPVYPRLVKKVPDGLTPDEATEMRKRGHQLPPVCRLGKNGVYVNLVKQVREAFEACDLVRVDCSGLNKSDCRKIGAKLKDLVPCVLLSFEFEHILMWRGSDWKSYLPPLGENNFEVTKVQEHFSGKDLNDKDCNLGEREDKSKDSMKPKPAGDTVLSSATEVAGLFHSIDPSVKSALHCQSIPSEKSGNRGLVEKSLNHSTIPEHSSGVLEPHPCTTGMDDKLETMGKDIKDIKGRDVQNSSCKVPSYMDEMLLLLKQALDSGRALVLSENEFVDPDLVYQKSVAFTKAAPRGPVFEHTQTKYGARRNGQEKYVRVKKHLVGNKVSSSHVEKGEYANGGLTQTNYHAQEFLSDVVPQGTLRVDELAKLLA
- the LOC120673446 gene encoding CRS2-associated factor 1, chloroplastic-like isoform X2, giving the protein MATAPLACRSLLAPAQQSHPRLPASVRLDLSHHRQPPAEPKRRRHSVPSHPAFSAAVRSRAKKIPIPDTGEPAAGVRVTDRGLAYRLDGAPFEFQYSYTEAPRARPVALREAPFLPFGPEATPRPWTGRKPLPKSRKELPEFDSFVLPPAGKKGLKPVQSPGPFLAGMEPRYQASSREEVLGEPLTKEEVAELVKGSLKTKRQLNVGRDGLTHNMLENIHSHWKRKRVCKIKCKGVCTVDMDNVCQQLEEKVGGKVIHRQGGVIFLFRGRNYNYRTRPSFPLMLWKPVAPVYPRLVKKVPDGLTPDEATEMRKRGHQLPPVCRLGKNGVYVNLVKQVREAFEACDLVRVDCSGLNKSDCRKIGAKLKDLVPCVLLSFEFEHILMWRGSDWKSYLPPLGENNFEVTKVQEHFSGKDLNDKVGHSGTILTQIELASDVTNLNLQDCNLGEREDKSKDSMKPKPAGDTVLSSATEVAGLFHSIDPSVKSALHCQSIPSEKSGNRGLVEKSLNHSTIPEHSSGVLEPHPCTTGMDDKLETMGKDIKDIKGRDVQNSSCKVPSYMDEMLLLLKQALDSGRALVLSENEFVDPDLVYQKSVAFTKAAPRGPVFEHTQTKYGARRNGQEKYVRVKKHLVGNKVSSSHVEKGEYANGGLTQTNYHAQEFLSDVVPQGTLRVDELAKLLA